One stretch of Corallococcus exiguus DNA includes these proteins:
- a CDS encoding phospholipase D-like domain-containing protein, translating to MFFGRSNENPTFIPHSKISAAVQDLIEGAKRELTLVTPYFKPWNHLQNAIRGRLKEHVAVTLVIRADELTKTSAHLQPFAAEGARIMSLDRLHAKLYMSERCAVLTSMNLLETSALNSWECALQISAEDSPTLFKQFAEQVLAIRNAANLVPSSALTGTPSPAPASQPAAKQEPNLIQHFGIWKTDLKPEMIEARRTYPRAYEGWSDEELGVVKLLGQRGEDAETIAKRLGRQPSSIERKLKELL from the coding sequence ATGTTCTTTGGCCGTTCCAACGAAAACCCGACGTTCATTCCACACAGCAAGATTTCAGCGGCGGTCCAGGACCTGATTGAAGGTGCCAAGCGCGAGCTGACGCTGGTGACACCCTATTTCAAGCCCTGGAATCACTTGCAGAATGCCATCCGTGGCCGGCTGAAGGAGCATGTCGCGGTCACGTTGGTCATCCGGGCGGATGAGCTCACCAAGACCTCGGCGCACCTCCAGCCGTTTGCTGCGGAGGGGGCCCGGATCATGAGTCTGGATCGACTGCATGCGAAGCTCTACATGAGCGAGAGGTGCGCCGTCCTGACATCCATGAATCTCCTTGAGACGTCCGCACTGAACAGCTGGGAATGTGCGTTGCAGATCTCAGCCGAGGACTCGCCCACGCTGTTCAAGCAGTTCGCGGAGCAGGTACTTGCTATTCGCAATGCCGCGAACCTTGTGCCGTCTTCGGCGCTCACCGGGACGCCTTCCCCGGCTCCTGCGTCGCAGCCTGCTGCGAAACAAGAGCCCAACCTCATCCAGCACTTCGGCATCTGGAAGACCGACCTGAAGCCCGAGATGATTGAGGCGCGTCGTACCTATCCGCGTGCCTATGAGGGGTGGTCAGACGAGGAGTTGGGTGTCGTGAAGCTGCTCGGGCAGCGCGGAGAAGATGCCGAAACCATCGCCAAGCGATTGGGCCGCCAACCCAGCTCTATTGAGCGGAAACTGAAGGAACTGCTTTAG
- the gspC gene encoding type II secretion system protein GspC, which yields MNDGMQRPVQGLFVLLVFSCALTAALIANQVTSAFVLPGIRDTWAAASVPSNVPPSTALDGTRLAQLTGLSSAPHVEVAPAPEQDLRRSTLAIRLLGTLVAQDPRWSMASIHELPAGSAHSLMVSDLIQGARVFAIERERILLLVDGRLEYVDGFGSVPPVAVNAHPGAAQPGGSGLGRGIRETGPDTYAVPREDVTEALTHLPELSMQARVVPAFKDGRPVGFKLFSIREESFYSRMGLRNGDVLQRINGLDLDSPDKALEAFTKLRDARRIELQIERGGAPVRKVFDVQ from the coding sequence ATGAATGATGGAATGCAGCGGCCCGTTCAGGGCCTGTTCGTCCTGCTTGTCTTTTCGTGTGCCCTGACAGCCGCGCTGATCGCGAATCAGGTGACCAGCGCCTTCGTGCTGCCAGGCATCCGCGACACCTGGGCCGCGGCCTCTGTGCCATCGAACGTCCCTCCCTCGACGGCGCTGGATGGGACGCGACTGGCGCAGCTGACGGGGCTCTCATCCGCTCCCCACGTGGAGGTGGCTCCAGCGCCAGAGCAGGACCTGCGCCGGAGCACGCTGGCCATCCGGCTGCTGGGCACCCTGGTGGCGCAGGATCCCCGGTGGTCCATGGCCTCCATCCACGAGCTGCCGGCCGGCAGCGCGCACAGCCTGATGGTCAGCGACCTCATCCAAGGGGCGAGGGTCTTCGCCATCGAGCGGGAGCGCATCCTGCTGCTGGTGGACGGGCGGCTCGAGTACGTCGACGGATTCGGGAGCGTGCCGCCCGTCGCGGTGAACGCCCATCCGGGGGCCGCGCAGCCCGGAGGCTCAGGCCTGGGCCGCGGCATCCGGGAGACGGGGCCAGACACCTACGCGGTGCCGCGCGAGGACGTCACCGAAGCACTCACGCACCTGCCCGAGCTGTCGATGCAGGCCCGGGTGGTGCCCGCCTTCAAGGACGGCCGCCCCGTGGGCTTCAAGCTGTTCTCCATCCGCGAGGAGTCGTTCTACTCACGGATGGGGCTGCGCAACGGAGACGTGCTCCAGCGCATCAACGGCCTGGACCTGGACAGCCCCGACAAGGCGCTGGAGGCCTTCACGAAGCTACGGGACGCCCGGCGCATCGAACTCCAGATTGAGCGCGGCGGCGCCCCGGTCCGGAAGGTCTTCGATGTTCAATAA
- a CDS encoding ABC-F family ATP-binding cassette domain-containing protein: MSLVIAQDISLAYGKKVLFDEDNFTLGPRDRVGLVGANGTGKSSLMKIIAGASLPDGGTVQYSRRARAGYLPQEIAGLPEGTVVEAVMSTVPGRDSLEVRLKDTEAALAGSSDEEEQLELAQTLADLHAELDDFENRYGRHHAERILKGLGFKDADLSKPTQALSGGWRMRAALAGLLLQDPDLLLLDEPTNHLDVPTLAWFDGFLRRSNKAMVLISHDRDFLNRQINRVVSLEMEGVREYAGNYEDYKRQRAEEMVLLQARAEKVEQRRAELQGFIDRFGAKATKAKQAQSRAKMLAKLEKVQVLEERQTMKFRFPEVERSGRDVVLMEDITKRYGALTVYDGLNARLERGQRIAVVGANGAGKTTLLKMVAGELAPDSGKVTVGHNVVVGYYAQHHADKLDRRNTIIEEVRPLAEDKPESYVRGVLGAFLFSGDDVDKPIGVLSGGERARVALAKLLLVPSNFLLMDEPTNHLDLDSSEMLIEALKLYGGTLLFVSHNRSFINNLCTHVWEVADGKLTSHAGNLDEYLYHQEQLRLTAEGADTGSPSGKGGAPGAGPVSEKDRKRLEAEARQRRSVVEGPIKKEIAKLEERIAKVEAEQKEREGQLADPVLYNDFARAKPLMDAHRTGKEELEDLYARWEAAQEKLAAAQA, translated from the coding sequence ATGAGCCTCGTCATCGCCCAGGACATCAGCCTCGCCTACGGAAAGAAGGTCCTCTTCGACGAGGACAATTTCACCCTCGGTCCCAGGGACCGGGTGGGCCTGGTGGGGGCCAACGGGACGGGAAAGTCGTCCCTCATGAAAATCATCGCCGGGGCGAGCCTGCCGGACGGGGGCACCGTCCAGTACAGCCGCCGGGCCCGGGCGGGCTACCTCCCCCAGGAAATCGCCGGCCTGCCGGAGGGCACGGTGGTGGAGGCGGTCATGAGCACCGTCCCCGGCCGGGACTCCCTGGAGGTCCGGCTGAAGGACACGGAGGCGGCGCTCGCCGGCAGCTCGGACGAGGAGGAGCAGCTGGAGCTGGCCCAGACGCTGGCGGACCTCCACGCGGAGCTGGACGACTTCGAGAACCGCTACGGCCGGCACCACGCCGAGCGCATCCTCAAGGGCCTGGGCTTCAAGGACGCGGACCTGTCCAAGCCCACCCAGGCGCTGTCCGGCGGCTGGCGCATGCGCGCGGCGCTGGCGGGACTGCTCCTCCAGGACCCGGACCTGCTGCTGTTGGACGAGCCCACGAACCACCTGGACGTGCCCACGCTCGCGTGGTTCGACGGGTTCCTGCGCCGCTCCAACAAGGCGATGGTGCTCATCTCCCACGACCGCGACTTCCTCAACCGGCAGATCAACCGGGTGGTGTCCCTGGAGATGGAGGGCGTGCGCGAGTACGCCGGCAACTACGAGGACTACAAGCGCCAGCGCGCGGAGGAGATGGTCCTCCTGCAGGCGCGGGCGGAGAAGGTGGAGCAGCGCCGCGCGGAGCTGCAGGGCTTCATCGACCGGTTCGGTGCGAAGGCCACCAAGGCGAAGCAGGCGCAGAGCCGCGCGAAGATGCTGGCGAAGCTGGAGAAGGTCCAGGTCCTGGAAGAGCGCCAGACGATGAAGTTCCGCTTCCCGGAAGTGGAGCGCAGCGGCCGGGACGTGGTGTTGATGGAGGACATCACCAAGCGCTACGGCGCGCTCACCGTCTACGACGGGCTGAACGCGCGGCTGGAGCGCGGCCAGCGCATCGCCGTGGTGGGCGCGAACGGCGCGGGCAAGACGACCCTGCTCAAGATGGTGGCGGGGGAGCTGGCGCCGGACAGCGGCAAGGTGACGGTGGGGCACAACGTGGTGGTGGGCTATTACGCGCAGCACCACGCGGACAAGCTGGACCGCCGCAACACCATCATCGAGGAGGTGCGGCCCCTGGCCGAGGACAAGCCGGAGAGTTACGTGCGCGGCGTGCTGGGCGCGTTCCTCTTCAGCGGCGACGACGTGGACAAGCCCATCGGCGTGCTGAGCGGTGGCGAGCGCGCCCGCGTGGCGCTGGCGAAGCTGCTGCTGGTGCCGTCCAACTTCCTCCTGATGGACGAGCCGACGAACCACCTGGACCTGGACTCGTCGGAGATGCTGATTGAGGCGCTGAAGCTGTACGGCGGCACGCTGCTGTTCGTCAGCCACAACCGCAGCTTCATCAACAACCTGTGCACGCACGTCTGGGAGGTGGCGGACGGCAAGCTCACGTCGCACGCGGGCAACCTGGACGAGTACCTCTACCACCAGGAGCAGCTGCGCCTGACGGCGGAGGGCGCGGACACGGGCTCGCCGAGCGGGAAGGGCGGGGCGCCGGGTGCGGGTCCGGTGTCGGAGAAGGACCGCAAGCGCCTGGAGGCGGAGGCCCGTCAGCGGCGCTCCGTGGTTGAGGGCCCCATCAAGAAGGAGATCGCGAAGCTGGAGGAGCGCATCGCGAAGGTGGAGGCCGAGCAGAAGGAGCGCGAGGGCCAGCTGGCGGACCCGGTCCTCTACAACGACTTCGCCCGGGCGAAGCCGCTCATGGACGCGCACCGGACGGGCAAGGAGGAGCTGGAGGACCTCTATGCCCGCTGGGAGGCCGCGCAGGAGAAGCTGGCGGCGGCGCAGGCCTGA
- a CDS encoding TFIIB-type zinc ribbon-containing protein, which yields MQACPFCQTTMRNTYARGLVRDECGACGAAWFEEEMLARVVGAPTLTAVFEQAKGKPGRCKGCEASLQYVPGCPSCGRQAPTCPTCGSAPLSMVELRDVAVDVCTKCRGVALNAEELARLQKTAEPEARHEPQPIAADFEHEYDPKRSLSLLPKVRVGDEPACVTCGRRMDVRYGFVWEERLYCGSCAPDGSAPYTDELTKAQPSETYGRRARHLNNSAAESAVVWLLSKIFK from the coding sequence ATGCAGGCGTGCCCCTTCTGCCAGACGACGATGCGCAACACCTACGCCCGGGGGCTGGTGCGCGACGAGTGCGGAGCCTGCGGGGCCGCCTGGTTCGAGGAGGAGATGCTGGCGCGCGTCGTCGGCGCGCCCACGCTGACGGCCGTCTTCGAACAGGCGAAGGGCAAACCCGGGCGCTGCAAGGGCTGTGAGGCCTCGCTCCAGTACGTCCCGGGCTGTCCGTCCTGCGGGCGCCAGGCGCCCACCTGCCCCACGTGCGGCAGCGCGCCACTGTCCATGGTGGAGCTGCGGGACGTGGCGGTGGACGTCTGCACGAAGTGCCGGGGTGTGGCCCTGAACGCGGAGGAGCTGGCCCGGCTCCAGAAGACCGCGGAGCCGGAAGCCCGCCATGAGCCACAGCCCATCGCCGCTGACTTCGAGCACGAGTACGACCCCAAGCGAAGCCTGAGCCTGTTGCCCAAGGTGCGCGTGGGTGACGAGCCGGCCTGCGTGACGTGTGGCCGGAGGATGGACGTGCGCTACGGATTCGTCTGGGAGGAGCGGCTGTACTGTGGAAGCTGCGCGCCGGACGGTTCCGCGCCGTATACGGACGAGCTGACCAAGGCCCAGCCCAGCGAAACCTACGGCCGCCGGGCCCGGCACCTGAACAACAGCGCCGCCGAATCCGCCGTCGTGTGGCTCCTGTCGAAGATCTTCAAATAG
- a CDS encoding serine/threonine protein kinase translates to MAAPCPHCGSTEGQDHLCSAQSLQLLGQVLDGRYKIESVLGQGGMGMVFRATQTSVQRPVAVKTLNPSLAAAPQFFERFRREAEIASRLRHPNVITIFDFGRAADGTCYYVMELLKGESLKELVKREGPMTLRRAVNLLEQATLGLAHAHDEGCVHRDLKPHNIMVQALDGKDFVKVLDFGLVKALEQDEEEQLTSTGQVLGTPQYMPPEQAGGESVDQRSDLYSMAGVLYFCLTGSSPYGANTVRKALTASLTQPVPPVNSKRQGAPVPPELDAFFTKALAPEKEDRHQNAQEFIDSLLDAVEGLSPEELDAHPTGGTPGAERGTGSRSRAGSGSRLGSGSRAGRAPATGKTGSRVGMAPPRGGTSAGAQAAAPRATSNGNSPAPVASSRPRPPAPRHVEPELPPPPKGMSGGVKAAIIGVPLLLIGAGVAVVMARGGGETPQAPVAMTPPKAPVEAPPSTRVQDPPATPPPAALPQDVTVEFTSSPSGAAIFDGDAQIGTTPTKLRMPRSKVTELRFKLSGHQDQEKTLDYSRLADMAEQRVSVRLEPVRAAPTPRPTKPTKPGGSDPGIGVFE, encoded by the coding sequence ATGGCCGCCCCCTGTCCCCACTGCGGTAGTACCGAAGGTCAAGATCACCTGTGCTCAGCGCAGAGCCTCCAGCTCCTGGGCCAGGTGCTGGACGGCCGCTACAAGATTGAAAGCGTCCTGGGCCAGGGCGGCATGGGCATGGTGTTCCGCGCCACGCAGACGTCCGTGCAGCGGCCTGTAGCCGTGAAGACGCTCAACCCGTCGCTCGCCGCGGCGCCCCAGTTCTTCGAGCGCTTCCGCCGCGAGGCGGAGATCGCCAGCCGCCTGCGCCACCCGAACGTCATCACCATCTTCGACTTCGGCCGGGCCGCGGACGGCACCTGCTACTACGTGATGGAGCTCCTCAAGGGGGAGAGCCTCAAGGAGCTGGTGAAGCGCGAAGGGCCCATGACGCTGCGCCGCGCGGTGAACCTGCTGGAGCAGGCCACGCTGGGACTGGCGCACGCGCACGACGAGGGCTGCGTCCACCGCGACCTGAAGCCGCACAACATCATGGTCCAGGCGCTCGACGGGAAGGACTTCGTCAAGGTGCTGGACTTCGGTCTGGTGAAGGCCCTGGAGCAGGACGAGGAGGAGCAGCTCACCTCCACCGGCCAGGTGCTGGGCACCCCGCAGTACATGCCGCCCGAGCAGGCCGGCGGCGAGTCCGTGGACCAGCGCTCCGACCTCTACTCGATGGCGGGCGTGCTCTATTTCTGCCTCACGGGCAGCTCGCCCTACGGCGCGAACACGGTGCGCAAGGCGCTGACGGCGTCGCTGACGCAGCCCGTGCCCCCGGTGAACAGCAAGCGCCAGGGCGCGCCGGTGCCGCCGGAGCTGGACGCCTTCTTCACCAAGGCGCTCGCGCCGGAGAAGGAGGACCGGCACCAGAACGCGCAGGAGTTCATCGACTCGCTGCTGGACGCGGTGGAGGGCCTGTCCCCCGAGGAGCTGGACGCGCACCCCACGGGCGGCACGCCCGGCGCCGAGCGAGGAACGGGCAGCCGCAGCCGCGCGGGTTCTGGCAGCCGGTTGGGTTCCGGCAGCCGCGCGGGCCGTGCTCCGGCCACGGGCAAGACGGGGTCGCGAGTGGGCATGGCTCCGCCTCGGGGCGGCACGTCGGCGGGAGCGCAGGCAGCGGCTCCAAGAGCGACGTCCAATGGGAACAGCCCGGCGCCGGTGGCCTCGAGCAGACCGCGTCCCCCTGCCCCCCGCCACGTGGAGCCGGAGCTTCCGCCGCCGCCCAAGGGCATGTCCGGAGGTGTGAAGGCGGCCATCATCGGCGTACCGCTGCTGCTGATTGGCGCGGGCGTGGCGGTGGTGATGGCGCGCGGGGGTGGTGAGACGCCGCAGGCCCCCGTGGCGATGACGCCTCCGAAGGCGCCTGTGGAAGCGCCGCCGTCCACGCGGGTGCAGGATCCGCCGGCGACGCCTCCTCCGGCGGCCTTGCCGCAGGACGTGACGGTGGAGTTCACCTCCTCGCCGTCCGGCGCGGCCATCTTCGATGGTGATGCGCAGATCGGCACCACGCCCACCAAGCTGCGCATGCCGCGCTCCAAGGTCACCGAGCTGCGCTTCAAGCTCTCCGGGCATCAGGACCAGGAGAAGACCCTGGACTACAGCCGGCTCGCGGACATGGCGGAGCAGCGCGTGAGCGTGCGGTTGGAGCCGGTGCGTGCCGCTCCGACGCCCCGGCCCACGAAGCCCACGAAGCCCGGCGGCAGCGACCCGGGCATCGGCGTGTTCGAGTAG
- a CDS encoding ATP-binding protein, with translation MDIRTQSALLASIIGLALGVSMLLRPGRPRVLTLYSVFTLTVAGYYLSLFFHSIFPSQDYPWVSRIALGATVLVVSLVPGAAVAFFLEFLGVSKGAHQVGRRLALLSGVLGLTVAVTPLADNGWARLALGAWVLGTLFTSVSLLVHRVRTTESRIEQFRLAYLAIGAGAAVLFNGLDFLSRNDIPFPTLGPVFATLYLFFLAQTLLRLRLMDLHELLGKIASQTVLAVILASVFTVLTAWVDENTSLFVFNTVVAAFVILILLDPLRTKVEEMVVRIFFRERFALLGTLSTLRVRMASVIEISELARVVLDALHETGRVTHASVYLMAEDRPGYRLLDSRGPLPVALLDTAAARGVLFAVASGQKAVLLENIERRISVMRVQAVEGKRFRDELKRLNDTRAALLQMKAGISVPLMGNDRVIGFLNLWDERVPEAYASDEIALILEVSERMATVLENSKLYEKIRERDRLAALGEMAAGLAHEIRNPLGAIKGAAQCLDPRKLPGEDGEFLDVIVEEVNRLNGVVTAFLDYSRPLKQNFGPTDLNEVVTRTMRLIQNDMPPTAELAVELDLRLPRAEGDAEQLKQVLINLVQNAVQAMGPQPGRITVRTEKPERFGDLRSAGGEFVEVRVSDTGPGIPADQQPHIFVPFFTTKQKGTGLGLAISQRIVKNHGGSISVLSKSGEGTTFIIRLPALPSEQVEGALPDGTPAPPTRPSQPALPVPEELREPAPAPKTPEPKPKKEKRRRTG, from the coding sequence ATGGATATCCGCACCCAGAGCGCACTGCTTGCTTCCATCATCGGTCTGGCGCTGGGCGTGTCCATGTTGTTGCGCCCCGGACGACCCCGGGTCCTCACGCTCTACTCCGTCTTCACCCTGACGGTCGCCGGGTACTACCTCAGCCTCTTCTTCCACAGCATCTTTCCCTCGCAGGACTACCCCTGGGTGTCCCGCATCGCCCTCGGGGCGACGGTGCTCGTCGTCTCCCTGGTGCCCGGGGCGGCGGTCGCCTTCTTCCTCGAGTTCCTGGGGGTCAGCAAGGGAGCCCACCAGGTCGGCCGGCGGCTCGCCCTCCTGTCCGGCGTGCTGGGCTTGACCGTCGCCGTTACACCCCTGGCGGACAATGGGTGGGCCCGGCTGGCGCTGGGCGCCTGGGTGCTGGGCACGCTGTTCACTTCCGTGTCCTTGCTGGTGCACCGGGTGCGCACGACGGAGTCGCGCATCGAGCAGTTCCGGCTGGCGTACCTGGCCATTGGCGCGGGCGCGGCGGTGCTGTTCAACGGGCTGGACTTCCTGTCGCGCAACGACATCCCGTTCCCCACGCTGGGCCCGGTCTTCGCGACGCTCTACCTGTTCTTCCTCGCGCAGACGCTGTTGCGGCTGCGGCTGATGGACCTGCACGAGCTCTTGGGGAAGATCGCCTCGCAGACGGTGCTGGCGGTCATCCTGGCGTCGGTGTTCACGGTGCTGACGGCGTGGGTGGACGAGAACACGTCGCTCTTCGTCTTCAACACGGTGGTGGCCGCGTTCGTCATCCTCATCCTGTTGGATCCGCTGCGCACCAAGGTGGAGGAGATGGTGGTGCGCATCTTCTTCCGCGAGCGCTTCGCGCTGCTGGGCACGCTGAGCACCCTGCGCGTGCGCATGGCGTCCGTCATCGAGATTTCAGAACTGGCGCGCGTGGTGCTGGACGCGCTGCACGAGACGGGGCGCGTGACGCACGCGTCGGTGTACCTGATGGCGGAGGACCGGCCGGGCTACCGGCTCCTGGACTCGCGAGGCCCGCTGCCGGTGGCGCTGCTGGACACGGCGGCCGCGCGCGGCGTGCTCTTCGCGGTGGCCAGCGGGCAGAAGGCGGTGCTGCTGGAGAACATCGAGCGGCGCATCTCCGTGATGCGGGTGCAGGCGGTGGAGGGCAAGCGCTTCCGCGACGAACTGAAGCGGCTCAACGACACGCGCGCCGCGCTGCTCCAGATGAAGGCCGGCATCAGCGTGCCGCTGATGGGCAATGACCGCGTCATCGGCTTCCTGAACCTGTGGGACGAACGGGTGCCAGAGGCGTACGCGTCGGATGAAATCGCGCTCATCCTGGAGGTCTCCGAGCGGATGGCGACGGTGCTGGAGAACTCCAAGCTGTACGAGAAGATCCGCGAGCGGGACCGCCTGGCGGCGCTGGGTGAGATGGCGGCGGGCCTGGCGCATGAAATCCGCAACCCGCTGGGCGCCATCAAGGGCGCGGCGCAGTGCCTGGACCCTCGGAAGCTGCCGGGCGAGGACGGCGAGTTCCTGGACGTCATCGTGGAGGAGGTCAACCGCCTCAACGGCGTGGTGACGGCGTTCCTGGATTACTCGCGCCCGCTGAAGCAGAACTTCGGACCCACCGACCTCAACGAGGTGGTGACGCGCACGATGCGGCTCATCCAGAACGACATGCCGCCCACGGCGGAGCTGGCGGTGGAGCTGGACCTGCGCCTTCCGCGCGCGGAAGGCGACGCGGAGCAGCTCAAGCAGGTGCTGATCAACCTGGTGCAGAACGCGGTGCAGGCGATGGGGCCGCAGCCGGGCCGCATCACGGTGCGCACGGAGAAGCCGGAGCGCTTCGGCGACCTGCGCAGCGCGGGCGGCGAGTTCGTGGAGGTGCGCGTTTCCGACACCGGCCCGGGCATCCCGGCGGATCAACAGCCGCACATCTTCGTGCCCTTCTTCACGACGAAGCAGAAGGGCACGGGCCTGGGGCTCGCCATCAGCCAGCGCATCGTGAAGAACCATGGCGGCAGCATCAGCGTGCTGAGCAAGTCGGGCGAAGGCACCACGTTCATCATCCGCCTGCCGGCCCTGCCCTCCGAGCAGGTGGAGGGCGCGCTGCCGGACGGCACCCCCGCGCCGCCCACGCGTCCCTCCCAGCCCGCCCTCCCCGTCCCGGAGGAGCTGCGCGAACCCGCGCCGGCCCCGAAGACGCCCGAGCCCAAGCCGAAGAAGGAGAAGCGCCGCCGCACGGGGTGA
- a CDS encoding M35 family metallo-endopeptidase → MKLICLIVAALVSIPLHASAGEAIDIKLTSKVAKFPADAPVDLAVTFTNVSKEPVRILGYQTPVVDGIQADIFTVALERKPVDYIGRLYRRDAPSDSDYLTLKPGESISGIASLWDNYDLSVSGTYAVQFKTELLDARMGRGTAVSNVVFLDIEGREPPLDPDDLDDDEPQTKIVSGSNEKWKQCSSSQKNALIDARQHALNYANDSYDYLVAGNPVTRYTQWFGAYDSSRYSTVRENFRKIRNAVDNETFKFYCDCNQSNAYAYVKPRKEYKIHLCSGFWPAPMTGAGSKADTLIHEVSHFRVVAKTDDVQYGYSANLVLASSDPSSAIRNADSYAFFSAATPYNPYNPCAPKVTSHTGAPLTASWDGANCHVMNVPSGLTAFVHNNAYYVNALPGTYCPAPSGWDTANCYILPYPSWSTSYFVWSGNLYLTPGPGNACPAPSTFDGANCFVMPLPWGSTPFKWANNLYITPTPHCVIGGYDGAHCLVGTAPASRTAYLWGSSFYYGH, encoded by the coding sequence ATGAAATTGATCTGTCTCATCGTGGCCGCGCTCGTTTCAATCCCATTACACGCAAGCGCCGGGGAGGCCATCGACATCAAGCTCACGTCCAAGGTGGCGAAGTTTCCGGCGGACGCGCCCGTGGACCTCGCGGTCACGTTCACGAACGTATCGAAGGAGCCGGTGCGGATCCTCGGCTACCAGACGCCTGTCGTGGATGGCATCCAGGCGGACATCTTCACCGTCGCCCTGGAGCGCAAGCCGGTGGACTACATCGGCCGGCTCTACCGGCGCGACGCGCCCTCGGACAGCGATTACCTCACGCTGAAGCCGGGAGAGAGCATCTCGGGCATCGCCTCGCTCTGGGACAACTACGACCTCTCCGTCTCGGGGACCTACGCGGTCCAGTTCAAGACCGAGCTCCTGGACGCGAGGATGGGCCGGGGGACGGCGGTCTCCAACGTCGTCTTCCTCGACATCGAGGGTCGCGAGCCGCCCCTGGATCCGGACGACCTGGACGACGACGAGCCGCAGACCAAGATCGTCAGTGGCAGCAACGAGAAGTGGAAGCAGTGCAGCAGCTCGCAGAAGAACGCGCTGATCGACGCCCGGCAGCACGCCCTCAACTACGCGAACGACTCCTATGACTACCTGGTGGCGGGGAACCCGGTGACTCGCTACACCCAATGGTTCGGCGCCTACGACAGCTCTCGTTACAGCACCGTCCGTGAGAACTTCCGGAAGATTCGGAACGCCGTGGACAACGAGACGTTCAAGTTCTACTGCGATTGCAACCAGAGCAACGCCTACGCCTACGTCAAGCCCCGGAAGGAATACAAGATCCACCTGTGCTCCGGATTCTGGCCCGCGCCCATGACGGGGGCGGGCTCCAAGGCAGACACCCTGATTCATGAAGTCAGCCACTTCCGGGTCGTGGCGAAGACGGATGACGTCCAGTACGGCTACTCCGCCAACCTGGTGCTCGCGAGCAGCGATCCCAGCAGCGCCATCCGCAACGCGGACTCGTACGCGTTCTTCTCAGCGGCCACGCCCTACAACCCCTACAACCCCTGCGCGCCGAAGGTCACGTCGCACACGGGCGCGCCCCTCACCGCGAGCTGGGACGGGGCGAACTGCCACGTGATGAACGTGCCCTCCGGGCTGACGGCGTTCGTCCACAACAACGCCTACTACGTCAACGCGCTGCCCGGCACCTACTGCCCGGCGCCCTCCGGCTGGGACACGGCGAACTGCTACATCCTCCCCTACCCCTCCTGGAGCACCAGCTACTTCGTCTGGTCCGGGAACCTCTACCTGACGCCCGGCCCCGGCAACGCGTGCCCCGCGCCGTCGACGTTCGACGGGGCCAACTGCTTCGTCATGCCGCTGCCCTGGGGTTCGACGCCGTTCAAGTGGGCGAACAACCTCTACATCACGCCGACTCCCCACTGCGTCATCGGCGGTTATGACGGCGCGCACTGCCTGGTGGGCACGGCTCCCGCCAGCCGGACCGCCTACCTCTGGGGCTCGTCCTTCTATTACGGCCACTGA